Genomic window (Magnetococcus sp. PR-3):
AGCGGGATCAAGATTGGTCCGACCGTTTTTTTAAGGAGCTCTCTAGCGGTACAGCCAGCATGTTGATGCAGGTGCAACAACGTGCCCCCTATATGGGTATGTGAGTGAAAAAAGACCGTTGAAAGTGCACCGAGGGGTCTTGTGAAAAGGAAGAAAAGCATCCTTTTTACCAACGGAGACTTTACTTCCGGGCTCAAGTTGCCTATATAACTTGCTACCGGAGCGAAATCCCCACCATTTATCCCAGTGATGGATTTAGGGTGGGGCAAAACGGGCTACACCCTGTAGCCCAAAGCCAGTGTCCGGCGCGTAAGGGCGCGCCACAATGGAGGTTTTCAATGCTTGAAGCTTATCGCCAACATGTCGCCGAACGTGAAGCTGAAGGGGTGCCCCCGCTTCCCTTGAACGCCCAGCAGACCGCGGATCTGGTGGAACTGCTTAAAAATCCCCCCGCAGGTGAGGCAGACACACTGCTGGACTTGATCAAAAATCAAGTACCACCAGGTGTGGATGACGCCTCCAAGGTGAAGGCAGAATTTTTGGGTGAGGTGGCCAAAGGAACTGTGGCCTGCTCCCTAATCGACCGTGCTGAGGCAACAAAACTACTTGGTACCATGGTGGGTGGCTATAATGTTCAGTCCCTCATCGATTTACTGGATGATGCAGAAATGGCTGCTGGTGCTGTTGATGCGCTTTCTGCAACACTGCTGGTCTATGATGCCTTTGCTGAAGTGGCTGAAAAATCAAAGAGTAATGCCAGTGCAAAACAGGTCATGGAAAACTGGGCCAACGCCACTTGGTTTACCAGCCGTCCTGAGATGCCAGAAGAGGTAACGGTTACGGTCTTTAAGGTTGAGGGCGAGACCAACACTGACGATCTCTCCCCTGCCTCTGAAGCTTGGAGTCGTCCTGACATTCCCGTGCACGCCAAAGCTATGTTGGTTAACCGCATGGAAGGTGGCCTTGAGCAGCTGATTGAGCTTAAAGGCAAGGGACACCCTGTAGCGTATGTTGGTGATGTGGTCGGTACGGGTTCTTCCCGTAAATCGGCAGCCAACTCTGTAATTTGGCACACAGGTAACGACATTCCTTACGTACCCGGTAAGCGTACCGGTGGTGTGGTAATCGGTGGAACCATTGCCCCAATCTTCTTCAATACGGCTGAAGATTCAGGCATGTTACCCATTCAGTGTGATGTAACGGCACTGAATACGGGTGATGTGGTTACCATCAATACCAAATCTGGTGAAATCACCCGTGATGGTGCGGTTGTTACCTCCTTTGATCTTAAGCCCAACACACTGGCTGACGAAGTACGTGCCGGTGGCCGTGTGAACCTGATTATTGGTCGTAAGTTGACCACTCAGGCTCGCGAAGCCCTGGGTCTGGGTGAGATTGACCTATTCACCGATCCTGTGCAGCCCGAAGATACGGGTAAGGGCTTTACCCTGGCACAGAAAATGGTGGGTAAGGCTGTGGGTAAAACCGGTGTTCGCCCTGGCGAGTACTGTGAACCTAAGATGACCACGGTTGGTTCTCAGGATACCACTGGTCCGATGACCCGTGATGAGATCAAAGAGCTGGCTTGCCTGAAGTACTCTGCTGACTTCACGGTTCAATCCTTCTGCCACACGGCGGCTTATCCCAAGTCAGTCGATATCACCACACACAACACGCTGGGTCAGTTCTTTGAAGACCGTGATGGTGTTGCGCTGCGTGTGGGTGATGGTGTGATCCACAGCTGGCTGAACCGCTTCTGCATGCCTGATACCGTCGGTACGGGTGGTGATAGCCACACCCGTTTCCCCATCGGTATCTCTTTCCCTGCAGGGTCTGGTTTGGTGGCTTTTGCCGCAGCCACAGGTTCTATGCCTTTGGTGATGCCTGAATCTGTTCTGGTGCGCTTTAAAGGTGACCTGCAGCCTGGTATTACCCTGCGTGATGTCGTGAACGTCATCCCCTGGGCTGCGATCCAGAACGGTATGTTGACGGTTGAGAAAAAGGGTAAGAAGAACGTCTATGCTGGCCGTGTTCTGGAAATTGAAGGTCTGCCTAATCTCAAAGTAGAGCAAGCTTTTGAGTTGGCGGATGCTTCGGCCGAGCGTTCCGCAGCTGCTTGTACCGTTCATCTGGACAAAGAGCCTGTTATTGAATACATGAGCTCCAACGTCACCTTGATGAAGAACATGCTTAACCGTGGTTACGGTCATGCGGACACCATCCAAGCACGTGTGGATGCCATGGAAGCTTGGTTGGCCAATCCTGAACTGCTCCAGCCCGATGCCGATGCCGAGTATGCAGAGATCATCGAAATTGATCTTTCTGAGATCAAAGAGCCTATCGTCTGCTGCCCCAACGATCCAGACGATGTAAAGCTGCTCAGCGAAGTTGCTGGTAACCCCATTGATGAGATCTTCTTGGGTTCCTGCATGACCAACATCGGTCACTTCCGTGCAGCGGCTAAGGTGCTGGATGGTCAGCCCCAGGTACCTGGTCGTATGTGGGTTGCTCCACCGACCCGTATGGATGAGCAGCAGCTGATTGAAGAGGGTGTTTACAGCATCTTTGGTAAAGCTGGTGCCCGTATGGAAATGCCGGGTTGTTCCCTGTGCATGGGTAACCAAGCTCGGGTACGGGATAATGCGGTTGTCTTCTCAACCTCTACCCGTAACTTTGATAACCGACTGGGTAAGGGTGCCCAAGTTTACCTGGGTAGCGCAGAGCTGGCAGCGGTGACGGCGTTGAAGGGTAAAATTCCAACACCCGCTGAGTACCTTGAGATCTCTAAGGATCGTATTGATCCTCATGCAGATGATCTCTACCGCTACCTCAACTTCCATGAAATTGAGGACTATGAGAACAATGGTGTGATCCCTATCACAGCAGCTTGATCTCACGTGGTTAGCGTGACTTGATAAAAACCCGGTAATCTTTGGTTACCGGGTTTTTTTTGCGATAGCTAAGCTGCTTATATAAAAAAATAGTGGATTGGTCCCATTTTTTAAGGCACCTTTAATTCGGAAGAAAGACCCCCTGTACAATCTGAGGCTGTTTGAGACTAAGAGCAGTCCAGGTACTGTACCTTTGTTGGAGTCAAAAAATGGGTATCTATGAGTATACCGGTGTCCACCATGTGGCGTTTGCCACACCTGACATCGATGCAACTGTTCGTTTCTGGCGGGACCTGTTAGGCATGCGTTTGGTTTATGCCTATGGTCGGCCAGGTTATCGGCAGTACTTTTTTGAAGTCTCTGGTGATTCACGCATCTCGTTCTTTGAGTGGCCAGAGGTGGAAAAAATACCGTTACGCCGTCATGGTGACCCTGTTAACGGTGCTTTTGCTTTTGATCATATCTCCATTGGTGTGGAGAATGATAATAAGCTGTGGGATATGATGGGTCGCTTAGAAGGGGCGGAAATCCCTTGTAGTGATGTTATCGATCATGGCTATTTCCACTCCATCTATTCTTACGATCCCAATGGTATCCCCATTGAGTTTACCTGTAATGCCCCAGGA
Coding sequences:
- the acnB gene encoding bifunctional aconitate hydratase 2/2-methylisocitrate dehydratase, with translation MLEAYRQHVAEREAEGVPPLPLNAQQTADLVELLKNPPAGEADTLLDLIKNQVPPGVDDASKVKAEFLGEVAKGTVACSLIDRAEATKLLGTMVGGYNVQSLIDLLDDAEMAAGAVDALSATLLVYDAFAEVAEKSKSNASAKQVMENWANATWFTSRPEMPEEVTVTVFKVEGETNTDDLSPASEAWSRPDIPVHAKAMLVNRMEGGLEQLIELKGKGHPVAYVGDVVGTGSSRKSAANSVIWHTGNDIPYVPGKRTGGVVIGGTIAPIFFNTAEDSGMLPIQCDVTALNTGDVVTINTKSGEITRDGAVVTSFDLKPNTLADEVRAGGRVNLIIGRKLTTQAREALGLGEIDLFTDPVQPEDTGKGFTLAQKMVGKAVGKTGVRPGEYCEPKMTTVGSQDTTGPMTRDEIKELACLKYSADFTVQSFCHTAAYPKSVDITTHNTLGQFFEDRDGVALRVGDGVIHSWLNRFCMPDTVGTGGDSHTRFPIGISFPAGSGLVAFAAATGSMPLVMPESVLVRFKGDLQPGITLRDVVNVIPWAAIQNGMLTVEKKGKKNVYAGRVLEIEGLPNLKVEQAFELADASAERSAAACTVHLDKEPVIEYMSSNVTLMKNMLNRGYGHADTIQARVDAMEAWLANPELLQPDADAEYAEIIEIDLSEIKEPIVCCPNDPDDVKLLSEVAGNPIDEIFLGSCMTNIGHFRAAAKVLDGQPQVPGRMWVAPPTRMDEQQLIEEGVYSIFGKAGARMEMPGCSLCMGNQARVRDNAVVFSTSTRNFDNRLGKGAQVYLGSAELAAVTALKGKIPTPAEYLEISKDRIDPHADDLYRYLNFHEIEDYENNGVIPITAA
- a CDS encoding VOC family protein gives rise to the protein MGIYEYTGVHHVAFATPDIDATVRFWRDLLGMRLVYAYGRPGYRQYFFEVSGDSRISFFEWPEVEKIPLRRHGDPVNGAFAFDHISIGVENDNKLWDMMGRLEGAEIPCSDVIDHGYFHSIYSYDPNGIPIEFTCNAPGLNILDRPDLRDEQPEESILCRSEPVPGRWPKPDPIPDDERIIVPGEGSDHFQLIT